A window of the Acidobacteriota bacterium genome harbors these coding sequences:
- the rho gene encoding transcription termination factor Rho, with product MDIAELKEMNIASLTQIAKDLNVAGATGMRKQELIFKILQAQTEKNGLIFSEGVLETLPDGFGFLRAPDYNYLPGPDDIYVSPSQIRKFDLHTGDTVSGQIRPPKDGERYFALIKVEAINFEHPDVARNKIFFDNLTPLYPEDRIRLETQPDNLSARVMDLMVPIGKGQRGLIVSPPRTGKTMLLQTIANSVTENHPEIILIVLLIDERPEEVTDMQRSVNGEVISSTFDEPATRHVQVAEMVIEKAKRLVEHQRDVVILLDSITRLARAYNTIVPPSGKVLSGGVDSNALQRPKRFFGAARNIEEGGSLTIIATALIDTGSRMDDVIFEEFKGTGNMEVHLERKLVEKRVFPAIDINRSGTRKEELLMPKDELNRVWVLRKVLNPLSAVETMELMLERLSKRRSNREFLASMSNGG from the coding sequence ATGGACATTGCCGAGCTGAAAGAAATGAACATCGCCTCCCTGACTCAGATCGCCAAGGATCTGAATGTGGCCGGCGCAACCGGAATGCGGAAACAGGAGTTGATTTTCAAGATCCTGCAGGCCCAGACGGAGAAAAACGGCCTGATATTCTCGGAGGGTGTGTTGGAGACCCTTCCGGACGGCTTTGGGTTCTTGCGAGCGCCTGACTACAACTACCTGCCGGGACCGGACGATATCTACGTGTCTCCCTCCCAAATCCGCAAATTCGATCTGCATACGGGGGACACCGTATCGGGCCAGATTCGACCCCCCAAGGACGGGGAACGCTACTTTGCCTTGATCAAGGTCGAAGCCATCAACTTCGAGCATCCCGACGTTGCCCGCAACAAGATCTTCTTCGACAATCTCACGCCGCTCTACCCCGAGGACCGGATCCGGCTGGAGACCCAGCCCGACAACCTGTCGGCCCGGGTCATGGATCTGATGGTTCCCATCGGAAAGGGCCAGCGCGGACTTATCGTTTCGCCGCCGCGGACCGGGAAGACCATGCTGCTGCAGACCATCGCCAACTCCGTCACCGAGAACCATCCTGAAATCATCCTGATCGTGCTGCTGATCGATGAAAGGCCCGAAGAGGTCACCGACATGCAGCGGTCCGTCAACGGTGAGGTCATCAGCTCGACCTTCGACGAGCCGGCCACTCGCCACGTACAGGTTGCCGAGATGGTGATCGAGAAGGCCAAACGGCTGGTGGAGCACCAGCGGGACGTGGTGATCCTGCTGGACTCGATTACCCGTCTGGCTCGCGCCTACAACACCATCGTGCCCCCGTCCGGCAAGGTGCTTTCGGGTGGGGTGGACTCCAATGCGCTGCAGAGACCCAAGCGGTTCTTTGGCGCCGCTCGCAACATCGAGGAGGGCGGCAGTCTGACCATCATCGCTACGGCACTGATCGACACGGGAAGCCGCATGGACGATGTCATCTTCGAGGAGTTCAAGGGAACCGGCAACATGGAGGTTCACCTGGAGCGGAAGCTGGTGGAAAAACGGGTCTTTCCGGCCATCGACATCAACCGCTCCGGTACCCGCAAGGAAGAGTTGCTGATGCCCAAGGATGAACTCAATCGGGTGTGGGTGTTACGAAAGGTGCTCAATCCGCTTTCGGCGGTCGAGACCATGGAGCTGATGCTGGAACGGCTATCCAAGAGGAGATCGAACAGGGAATTCCTGGCCTCCATGAGCAACGGCGGCTGA
- the cmk gene encoding (d)CMP kinase has protein sequence MTRFRIAIDGPSGAGKSTVARKVAQRLGYLYIDTGAMYRAVGLKVTRERLPWDQPDAVIEAASRARIELRAGPHGLRVILDGADVSEAIRTEAVGQAASRVSSIPGVRRILVRAQQDLGRRGGVVMEGRDIGTKVFPEAELKIFLDASEPTRARRRFAQNRDKTGALNLEGILEEIRQRDRRDRERADSPLVQARDALYLDTSNQTVDEVVEKILKMVQVVEGKSGSD, from the coding sequence ATGACTCGCTTTCGCATTGCCATCGATGGACCCTCGGGGGCCGGAAAGAGTACGGTTGCCCGGAAGGTCGCCCAGCGGCTGGGTTACCTGTATATCGACACCGGGGCCATGTACCGCGCCGTCGGACTCAAGGTCACCCGGGAACGACTGCCGTGGGATCAGCCGGATGCCGTCATTGAGGCCGCCAGCCGCGCCCGGATCGAGCTAAGGGCCGGCCCGCATGGTCTTCGCGTCATTCTGGACGGGGCGGACGTGTCCGAGGCCATTCGTACGGAAGCCGTCGGCCAGGCGGCCTCCCGGGTGTCCAGCATTCCCGGGGTGCGCAGGATCCTGGTTCGAGCGCAGCAGGACCTGGGCAGGCGCGGCGGGGTGGTCATGGAAGGCAGAGACATCGGAACCAAGGTGTTTCCCGAGGCCGAACTGAAGATATTCCTGGACGCGTCCGAACCTACCCGTGCCCGGCGGCGATTCGCCCAGAATAGAGACAAGACCGGCGCCTTGAACCTGGAAGGCATTCTCGAGGAAATACGGCAGCGGGACCGGCGCGACCGGGAGCGTGCCGACTCACCTCTGGTACAAGCCCGCGACGCGCTCTATCTGGATACTTCCAACCAGACGGTCGACGAGGTGGTTGAGAAAATCCTCAAGATGGTCCAGGTCGTGGAGGGGAAGTCCGGCAGCGATTGA
- a CDS encoding aldolase, which produces MTPEEIRQARIDLTAALRWAARLGLSEGICNHFSLAVSNDGHQFLVNPMGFHWSELSASDLVLADKDRRILEGSNSVEDSAFFIHSRIHMAKPRARCVLHTHMPYATAICLLQQGRLLMASQNALRFYGRVAYIDEYRGLAFESAEGDRLAAAMGDHDVAFLGAHGVIVTGPTVWDAFDDLYYLERACESQFIVQSSGQRLREIPESTVKEVAPVMQGGLATMRSLHFQAIRRILDREEPEYAR; this is translated from the coding sequence ATCACACCCGAGGAAATCAGACAGGCGCGGATTGACCTGACCGCCGCCCTCCGCTGGGCTGCACGTCTGGGGCTGAGCGAGGGGATCTGCAACCACTTCAGCCTGGCGGTTTCGAACGACGGGCACCAGTTTCTGGTCAATCCCATGGGCTTCCACTGGAGCGAGCTGTCCGCCAGCGACCTGGTCCTGGCCGACAAGGACCGCCGCATCCTTGAGGGCAGCAACTCCGTGGAAGATTCGGCCTTCTTCATTCACTCCCGCATACACATGGCCAAGCCCCGGGCTCGCTGCGTGCTGCACACCCACATGCCCTACGCCACCGCCATCTGTCTGCTGCAGCAAGGCAGGCTTCTGATGGCCTCGCAAAATGCCCTCCGCTTCTACGGGCGGGTAGCCTATATCGACGAGTATCGCGGGTTGGCCTTTGAAAGCGCGGAGGGGGACCGCCTGGCCGCGGCCATGGGCGACCACGATGTGGCCTTTCTGGGCGCCCACGGGGTGATTGTGACCGGGCCCACGGTTTGGGACGCCTTCGACGACCTCTACTATCTGGAACGGGCCTGCGAGTCCCAGTTCATTGTTCAATCTTCCGGACAGCGACTCCGGGAAATTCCGGAGTCCACCGTCAAGGAAGTGGCTCCCGTGATGCAGGGGGGTCTGGCGACCATGCGGAGCCTGCACTTCCAGGCCATCCGGCGCATCCTGGACCGGGAAGAACCGGAGTATGCGAGATAG
- a CDS encoding MBL fold metallo-hydrolase, whose protein sequence is MKVTETVFLVGGGETETVFTDRMDCNVYLMRAGDLYLLIDAGGGMGADQVVENIRGHGVDPARVEWLLLTHAHGDHAAGAAPLKQRLPNLKVALSAEAAGWLRSGDEKAINLDKGRSTGMYPPEFQFLPCPVDLELHDNQEVELGGKVFRVVATPGHCAGHMSFLVEDGGKRALFAGDAIFPEGKILLQNIGDCDLHQSMRSVERLARLRPDHLFAGHRPPVVDDAAAHFKPATDRIEALVPPWNLF, encoded by the coding sequence ATGAAGGTGACTGAGACGGTTTTCCTGGTGGGTGGAGGCGAGACCGAGACGGTCTTTACCGACCGCATGGATTGCAATGTCTACCTCATGCGGGCCGGGGACCTCTACCTGCTGATCGATGCCGGGGGCGGGATGGGCGCCGACCAGGTCGTGGAGAATATCCGCGGGCACGGCGTGGACCCCGCCCGGGTGGAATGGTTGCTGCTTACCCACGCTCACGGAGACCATGCCGCCGGAGCCGCGCCCCTGAAGCAACGGCTGCCCAACCTGAAAGTGGCCCTCTCGGCGGAAGCCGCCGGCTGGCTGCGCAGCGGCGACGAAAAGGCCATCAACCTGGACAAGGGACGCTCCACCGGAATGTATCCCCCCGAGTTCCAGTTTCTGCCCTGCCCGGTGGACCTGGAGCTTCACGACAACCAGGAAGTGGAACTGGGCGGCAAGGTCTTCCGGGTGGTGGCGACTCCCGGCCACTGCGCGGGCCATATGTCCTTCCTGGTGGAGGATGGGGGCAAGCGTGCCCTCTTCGCCGGCGACGCCATCTTTCCCGAAGGCAAGATCCTTCTGCAGAACATCGGGGACTGCGACCTTCACCAATCGATGAGGAGCGTGGAGCGGCTGGCCCGGCTCCGTCCCGACCATCTGTTTGCGGGACATCGGCCGCCGGTCGTGGACGATGCGGCCGCCCATTTCAAGCCCGCCACCGACCGGATCGAGGCGCTGGTCCCGCCCTGGAACCTCTTCTAG
- a CDS encoding cysteine desulfurase-like protein: MPMARANLEICPLLDLDSIREQFPSLERTVNNHPAVFFDGPGGTQIPRQVMDAVAHYYMAMNCNIEGTFVTSEDTDRMLIEADQAMVDFLNARSIDEIAFGLNMTTHTYNVSRAIGKTLQPGDELVVTVLDHEANVSPWQALEEHGAKVHCIDIHPEDCTLDMEELESKLNSRTKVVAIGYASNAVGTVNPVGEVIEKAHQVGALVYVDAVHYAPHGPIDVQALDCDLMALSVYKFFGPHVGVLYGKQEVLERLPAYKIRPAKPRFEIGTQNHEGIAGSLAAVEYLAELGRQQGGAYRDRYPQLEGRRLHVKTCLSAIESYERPLFQRLLDGLEQIKGLKMWGVTDRNRLHCRTPTAAFTVPGFSPREITAEMGKKGFFLWEGDFYAQALIERLGLFDSGGVVRLGLVHYNTAEEVDRCLSALEAVVLARS; the protein is encoded by the coding sequence ATGCCAATGGCCCGGGCCAACCTGGAGATCTGCCCCTTGCTTGACCTGGATTCGATCCGAGAACAATTCCCATCGCTGGAACGCACCGTAAACAACCACCCGGCCGTCTTTTTCGATGGCCCGGGTGGGACCCAGATTCCCCGGCAGGTCATGGATGCCGTAGCTCACTACTACATGGCCATGAACTGCAACATCGAGGGAACCTTCGTCACCAGCGAGGACACCGACCGCATGCTGATAGAAGCCGACCAGGCCATGGTCGATTTCCTCAACGCCCGCTCCATCGATGAAATAGCCTTCGGTCTGAACATGACCACCCACACCTACAACGTGAGCCGGGCCATCGGCAAGACGCTGCAGCCCGGCGACGAACTGGTGGTGACCGTGCTGGACCACGAAGCCAACGTCTCTCCCTGGCAGGCCCTGGAGGAGCACGGCGCCAAGGTGCACTGCATCGACATCCACCCGGAGGATTGCACCCTCGACATGGAAGAGCTGGAGTCGAAGCTCAACTCGAGGACCAAGGTGGTGGCGATCGGCTACGCCTCCAACGCGGTCGGCACCGTCAACCCGGTGGGGGAAGTGATCGAGAAAGCGCACCAGGTTGGAGCGCTGGTCTACGTGGACGCTGTGCATTACGCTCCGCACGGACCGATCGACGTGCAGGCACTGGACTGCGATCTGATGGCCCTCTCGGTCTACAAGTTTTTCGGTCCCCACGTGGGTGTACTCTACGGCAAACAGGAAGTGCTGGAGCGGCTTCCGGCCTACAAGATCAGGCCGGCCAAGCCTCGCTTCGAAATCGGCACTCAGAATCACGAAGGGATCGCCGGGAGCCTGGCCGCCGTCGAATACCTGGCAGAACTGGGCCGCCAGCAGGGCGGCGCCTACCGGGACCGTTACCCACAGCTTGAGGGCAGGCGCTTGCACGTGAAGACCTGCCTGTCCGCCATCGAGAGCTATGAGCGCCCCCTGTTCCAACGGTTGCTGGACGGCCTGGAGCAGATCAAGGGTTTGAAGATGTGGGGTGTCACCGACCGCAACCGGCTCCACTGCCGCACACCCACGGCGGCCTTTACGGTTCCGGGATTTTCTCCCCGGGAGATCACCGCCGAGATGGGCAAGAAGGGATTTTTCCTTTGGGAAGGGGACTTCTACGCCCAGGCACTGATCGAACGGCTGGGGTTGTTCGACTCCGGCGGGGTCGTGCGGTTGGGGCTGGTGCATTACAATACGGCCGAGGAAGTCGACCGTTGTCTATCCGCGTTGGAGGCGGTGGTTCTGGCGCGGTCCTGA
- a CDS encoding cytosine permease gives MSTQSGSAESGAVVGDAARSKVPLSRRLSYWNNSIILWGWVLVLSSFVVGGIVGQSFPLKLSMPIIFFGTLSNGIVGALIGAAAARTGYSSALLYRYTFGRKGVVLPNVLMGLTSMGWFSVILNMTRDGLTGHWGWEAGSAPWLISTIAIGVLFIVPAVVRIRWIAYVDWIAVPGFLVLVFMIIDATLTRAGGFGVLWNKWFDPTAPAFIGFDMAAGGWLVGVTIISDMARFWKNGKQALVGILTAYAGLVTMQYWGGAIGAAFTGEFNVFIMAQALGLPFVVWVFGWFGAQSTVQGGTYAAGLAFSAPPIPMVWGQEFTRRLATAGAGLVGMVGSFVGLDRFVNWYVQFLGWVVAPIAMTVILDYWAFPERRKRYQSAKGADMNLNPAAYVAWLVGFLVGFYVGQNQLFSGLLSSMAASGLVYYVWMKGSLARGMTPEQQMGLAPSKG, from the coding sequence TTGTCGACACAGAGCGGGAGCGCCGAGTCAGGGGCGGTAGTTGGCGACGCCGCCCGTTCCAAGGTGCCACTTTCGAGGAGGCTCAGCTACTGGAACAACTCCATCATTCTCTGGGGATGGGTGCTGGTGCTGTCCAGCTTCGTTGTGGGAGGAATCGTCGGCCAGTCCTTTCCCTTGAAGTTGTCCATGCCCATTATCTTCTTCGGGACCTTGAGCAACGGGATCGTGGGAGCCCTGATCGGGGCCGCCGCCGCCCGGACCGGGTATTCCAGCGCGCTCCTCTACCGCTACACCTTCGGGCGCAAGGGAGTGGTACTGCCCAATGTGCTGATGGGATTGACCAGCATGGGCTGGTTTTCGGTCATTCTGAACATGACTCGGGACGGTCTCACCGGACATTGGGGTTGGGAGGCCGGCTCGGCTCCCTGGTTGATCTCCACCATCGCCATCGGGGTCCTGTTCATCGTTCCGGCGGTGGTGCGCATCCGCTGGATTGCCTACGTGGACTGGATTGCCGTGCCCGGTTTCCTGGTCCTGGTCTTCATGATCATCGACGCCACGCTCACGCGCGCGGGTGGATTCGGTGTGTTGTGGAACAAGTGGTTCGATCCCACCGCGCCTGCCTTCATCGGGTTCGATATGGCGGCCGGCGGTTGGCTGGTCGGGGTGACCATCATTTCCGACATGGCCCGCTTCTGGAAAAACGGCAAGCAGGCCTTGGTGGGGATCCTGACGGCCTACGCCGGACTGGTCACCATGCAGTATTGGGGGGGAGCCATCGGAGCCGCCTTCACGGGTGAGTTCAATGTATTCATCATGGCTCAGGCCCTGGGCCTGCCCTTTGTGGTCTGGGTGTTCGGCTGGTTCGGCGCCCAGTCCACGGTGCAGGGAGGCACCTACGCGGCCGGACTGGCATTTTCGGCGCCTCCCATTCCCATGGTCTGGGGACAGGAATTCACCCGCCGTCTGGCCACGGCGGGCGCAGGGCTGGTTGGCATGGTGGGGAGCTTCGTGGGGCTGGACCGGTTCGTGAACTGGTATGTCCAGTTTCTGGGCTGGGTGGTGGCCCCCATCGCCATGACGGTGATCCTGGACTACTGGGCCTTTCCGGAAAGGCGGAAACGCTACCAGAGCGCCAAGGGAGCGGACATGAACCTCAATCCCGCCGCCTACGTGGCCTGGCTGGTGGGTTTCCTGGTCGGGTTCTATGTGGGGCAGAACCAGCTTTTCAGCGGTCTGCTCAGTTCCATGGCGGCTTCGGGCCTGGTCTACTACGTATGGATGAAGGGTTCGCTGGCCCGGGGGATGACGCCCGAGCAGCAGATGGGACTAGCTCCAAGCAAGGGCTGA
- the npdG gene encoding NADPH-dependent F420 reductase, which produces MRIGILGGTGPEGRGLALRLSQAGYPVIIGSRKPDQAALKAEELRLRLKEEGGSAADVSGLENSRVVETCETVFIAAPFEHAADLLASCRGRFRQGQIVVDVTVPLQFREKRLQLRELPEPSASEHLAGVLPEGIPLVGAFKTIPAHLLEDLSQRLDCHVFVCGDSPEARGRIIRIASGIEGLSPLDVGPLRQAATLERMTLLAIQINKRHRVHHSRFRVVGL; this is translated from the coding sequence ATGCGGATCGGCATTCTGGGCGGGACCGGGCCCGAGGGCAGGGGCTTGGCGTTGCGCCTGAGTCAGGCGGGATACCCGGTGATCATCGGTTCCCGCAAACCGGATCAGGCGGCCCTGAAGGCCGAGGAGCTGCGGCTTCGTTTGAAGGAGGAGGGCGGCTCGGCAGCCGACGTCTCCGGCTTGGAGAATTCAAGGGTCGTCGAAACCTGCGAGACCGTTTTCATCGCGGCGCCGTTCGAGCACGCCGCCGACCTGCTGGCCAGTTGTCGCGGCCGTTTCCGACAGGGACAGATCGTCGTAGACGTGACCGTTCCCCTGCAGTTTCGGGAGAAGCGCCTGCAACTGAGGGAATTGCCCGAGCCTTCCGCCAGCGAGCACCTGGCCGGGGTCCTGCCGGAGGGTATTCCCCTGGTGGGAGCCTTCAAGACCATTCCGGCCCACCTTCTGGAAGATCTGAGCCAACGGCTCGATTGTCACGTCTTTGTCTGCGGAGATTCCCCCGAGGCTCGGGGGCGGATCATCCGGATTGCCTCCGGGATCGAAGGGCTGTCGCCGCTGGACGTGGGTCCGCTGAGGCAGGCCGCAACCCTGGAGCGCATGACGCTGCTGGCGATTCAAATCAACAAGCGCCACCGGGTGCACCATTCCCGGTTTCGCGTGGTCGGTCTCTAA
- the cofD gene encoding 2-phospho-L-lactate transferase, with product MSTQGVVVLAGGVGASKFLVGLNRVIPPEQITIIGNTGDDFKVCGLRICPDLDTITYTLTGKVNSSSGWGVAGDDFHCLEWLQAYGAPSWFQLGDRDLATHLWRTHLLEQGLGLAEVTARIGRTWGLRSLLLPMTESYTPTRVLTDQGDLHLQEYLVREQCRPRVLQVSYRQVEQSRMSPGLPERVAGASRVVIAPSNPLISIGPILAVPGMKELLRDSGLPVTAVSPLVGGRALKGPAAKMLKELGHPASALGVARMLQGVVDQFVIDTRDKALKKDIEGLGMQVKVTNTVMAGLADKVALAQAVMGPW from the coding sequence GTGAGTACCCAAGGCGTGGTGGTGCTGGCCGGCGGCGTGGGAGCCTCGAAGTTCCTGGTGGGGCTCAACCGGGTCATCCCGCCCGAGCAGATCACTATAATCGGCAACACCGGGGACGACTTCAAGGTGTGCGGGCTCCGGATCTGCCCCGACCTGGACACCATCACCTACACCCTCACGGGAAAGGTGAATTCCTCCAGCGGCTGGGGCGTCGCCGGGGATGACTTCCACTGCCTGGAGTGGCTGCAGGCCTATGGTGCTCCGAGCTGGTTTCAGTTGGGGGACCGGGACCTGGCCACCCATCTCTGGCGGACCCACCTGCTGGAGCAGGGGTTGGGCCTGGCAGAGGTCACGGCCAGAATCGGCCGCACCTGGGGGTTGCGCAGCCTGCTCCTGCCGATGACCGAGTCCTACACGCCCACTCGGGTCCTGACCGACCAGGGAGATCTCCACCTGCAGGAATACCTGGTGCGGGAACAGTGCCGTCCCCGGGTGCTCCAGGTGAGCTACCGGCAGGTGGAGCAGAGTCGGATGTCCCCGGGACTCCCGGAACGGGTGGCCGGGGCCAGCCGGGTTGTGATTGCTCCCAGCAATCCCCTGATCAGCATTGGACCCATCCTGGCGGTTCCCGGCATGAAGGAACTCCTGCGGGACTCCGGTCTGCCGGTCACCGCGGTCAGCCCGCTGGTGGGGGGCAGGGCACTGAAGGGACCCGCGGCCAAGATGCTGAAGGAGCTGGGTCATCCGGCCTCGGCCCTGGGCGTTGCCCGCATGCTGCAGGGGGTTGTCGATCAGTTCGTGATCGACACTCGGGACAAGGCCCTGAAGAAAGATATCGAGGGCCTGGGAATGCAAGTCAAGGTCACCAACACCGTCATGGCCGGCCTGGCCGACAAGGTGGCCCTGGCACAAGCAGTCATGGGGCCGTGGTGA
- the cofC gene encoding 2-phospho-L-lactate guanylyltransferase, with protein MVKVVLLPVKDPERSKQRLAGLLSPGERTQLVWAMLEDVCAAVRGCRLADRVVVVARDPEVATYAVGNGWEVFRETGQVSESRSVDWASRKLEAQGAEAVLRLPVDVPLVQARDLDALIDPATRGPEAVLVPSHDGLGTNALLRSPPLMFPSRFGADSLQKHLREARLRGVGVLVRKMPRLALDLDLASDLLRFRGLGEGTATQALLHNLGVGERLADLNRGTHAGS; from the coding sequence GTGGTGAAGGTCGTCCTTCTTCCCGTCAAGGATCCGGAGCGATCCAAGCAACGCCTGGCCGGGCTGCTCTCTCCCGGGGAGCGGACTCAACTGGTCTGGGCCATGCTGGAAGACGTCTGCGCGGCCGTCCGCGGGTGCCGTCTGGCCGATCGTGTAGTGGTGGTGGCCCGCGACCCGGAAGTGGCAACCTATGCGGTTGGCAACGGTTGGGAGGTGTTTCGGGAAACCGGGCAGGTTTCCGAGAGCCGTTCCGTGGACTGGGCTTCGAGGAAGCTGGAAGCGCAGGGGGCCGAAGCGGTGCTCCGGCTGCCGGTGGACGTTCCCCTGGTGCAAGCCCGGGACCTGGATGCCCTCATCGATCCAGCCACCCGAGGACCCGAGGCCGTGCTGGTGCCCTCCCACGATGGGCTGGGAACCAACGCCTTGCTGCGCTCGCCGCCCTTGATGTTCCCCTCCAGGTTCGGCGCCGACAGCCTGCAAAAACACCTGCGGGAAGCGCGCCTCCGGGGGGTCGGGGTGCTGGTCAGGAAGATGCCGAGGTTGGCCCTGGATCTCGACCTGGCCTCAGACCTGCTGCGATTCCGCGGGTTGGGAGAGGGAACCGCCACCCAGGCCCTTCTGCACAACCTGGGAGTGGGAGAGAGGTTGGCGGATCTGAATCGAGGCACCCATGCAGGTTCCTGA
- the cofE gene encoding coenzyme F420-0:L-glutamate ligase produces MQVPEYRVIGIPGLPEVRQGSELGGLICGAVRGASLEVLEGDIFVVTQKVVSKDEGRTIRLESVNPSRLARSWAGELDKDPALVEIILGQSRRIVRMDQGRLIVETHHGFVCANAGVDQSNTAAGEVTLLPEDPDASARRLRSCLEKSFGTRLAVIVSDTFGRPWREGLVNVAIGVAGLLPLMDYRGGLDSAGRPLEATAMAWADELAGAAEPVMGKTRGIPVAIVRGLTYPAAEGSARSLIRTPERDLFR; encoded by the coding sequence ATGCAGGTTCCTGAGTACAGGGTCATCGGCATTCCCGGTTTGCCGGAAGTCCGGCAGGGGAGCGAACTGGGCGGGCTCATCTGCGGGGCCGTTCGGGGCGCCTCCCTGGAAGTGCTGGAAGGAGATATCTTTGTGGTCACCCAGAAAGTCGTCTCCAAGGATGAGGGGAGAACGATTCGCCTGGAGTCGGTCAATCCTTCCCGCCTGGCTCGCAGCTGGGCGGGCGAGCTGGACAAGGACCCGGCCCTGGTCGAGATCATCCTCGGCCAGTCCCGCCGTATCGTCAGGATGGACCAGGGTCGGCTGATCGTGGAGACCCATCACGGGTTCGTTTGCGCCAACGCCGGAGTGGACCAGTCCAACACGGCTGCCGGCGAGGTCACCCTCCTGCCGGAGGATCCCGACGCCTCGGCCCGCCGCCTTCGGAGCTGCCTGGAGAAGAGCTTTGGGACCCGCCTGGCCGTGATCGTTTCCGACACCTTCGGCCGGCCCTGGCGCGAAGGGCTGGTGAACGTCGCCATCGGGGTGGCCGGCCTGCTCCCTCTGATGGACTACCGGGGCGGGCTCGACAGTGCCGGTCGTCCGCTGGAGGCCACCGCCATGGCCTGGGCCGACGAGCTGGCCGGGGCAGCCGAGCCGGTCATGGGGAAGACCCGCGGCATCCCGGTGGCCATCGTCCGTGGACTGACCTATCCGGCAGCCGAGGGCTCGGCTCGTTCGCTGATTCGGACGCCGGAGCGGGATCTCTTCAGGTAA
- a CDS encoding BrnA antitoxin family protein: MAKDFDSDTAPDLSRDGWPEKFAKVAVRRGRPPVAKPKVSTTIRLSQDVIDHFRAGGKGWQTRIDEALREWIGSR, encoded by the coding sequence ATGGCGAAAGATTTTGACTCGGATACCGCACCCGACCTGTCGAGGGATGGCTGGCCGGAGAAGTTTGCCAAGGTGGCTGTTCGGCGGGGTCGCCCGCCGGTTGCCAAGCCGAAAGTATCGACCACCATCCGGCTGTCACAGGATGTGATCGATCACTTCCGTGCAGGAGGTAAGGGCTGGCAGACACGGATCGACGAGGCGCTTCGCGAGTGGATCGGGAGTAGGTAA
- a CDS encoding BrnT family toxin — translation MQIEFDAAKRAATLKASGLDMARAGEVFSGATLTVEDDRRDYGEDRLITVGFLDASMVVVVWTRRKVGARIISMRKANDREQRLYGERF, via the coding sequence ATGCAGATTGAGTTCGATGCGGCAAAGCGCGCGGCCACGCTTAAGGCGAGCGGGCTGGACATGGCTCGGGCTGGAGAGGTGTTCTCCGGCGCGACGCTGACCGTTGAGGATGACCGACGAGATTATGGCGAGGACCGACTTATCACCGTCGGTTTTCTCGATGCCTCTATGGTCGTTGTCGTCTGGACTCGCCGCAAAGTCGGAGCCCGGATCATCAGCATGAGGAAGGCAAACGATCGAGAGCAAAGACTCTATGGCGAAAGATTTTGA